One Chryseobacterium wanjuense genomic region harbors:
- a CDS encoding NUMOD4 domain-containing protein yields the protein MKLPTELGDEYVNKVLSNLSLKDLPDEEWKLIEGFENYAISNYGRVKSLERSIVNSYGGEHRLLDRIMKLQVCKYFNKYLKAHFFSVRCNLCLEGRSYGKSVARLVYYHFVEKFNMDDHSFLISFKDDNRFNVHFNNLEKLTVGKLHSKSLNTGRGKKGNYQQAVSQYTVDGDFVASYENIYAASETLGIYPPHILSVLNKKNITAGKFLWFKKEYKPGKKDFIPEGKSKPEKILNTSLWKRLGQPVIDESNPPACMNLSLKDLPGEYWKPFPDLEPYFAISNKGRIKRLNTWTQSISPTFWKEHIISLFVQKSGSEKYFLYTKLSCNGKSYNIAIIRMLYYCFIEKFDLKDRNLVIVNKSDPQWDLDISKLTLQSATNILTQRNKLYATKVRTVLNSKEIFNNSLWEKLGKPRISKKKPPAIFDLSLRDLPDERWKPLPSFDSKYAISNKGRVKRLSGWGAGIHFYGEEQILSLNVTKDKYPKLYFNLHRKEDVNPKMLLRLLYYLFVEEFDLSNRTLRIVNENKWLWEIDLSKLSLRPMIDSFKNKK from the coding sequence ATGAAGTTACCTACAGAATTAGGAGATGAATATGTAAACAAAGTTCTTTCAAACCTATCCTTAAAAGATCTTCCAGATGAGGAGTGGAAGCTGATTGAAGGTTTTGAAAATTATGCTATTTCTAATTACGGCCGAGTAAAAAGTCTGGAACGAAGTATTGTAAATTCTTATGGAGGAGAGCATAGACTCCTGGACAGAATTATGAAATTACAAGTTTGTAAATATTTTAATAAATATTTAAAGGCTCATTTTTTTAGTGTGAGATGTAACCTTTGTCTTGAAGGAAGGTCATATGGAAAATCAGTAGCCCGCTTGGTATATTATCATTTTGTTGAAAAATTTAATATGGATGATCATTCATTTCTTATATCTTTTAAAGATGATAATCGGTTTAATGTACATTTTAATAATTTGGAGAAGTTAACGGTAGGCAAACTGCATAGTAAATCACTGAATACCGGTAGAGGAAAAAAAGGGAATTATCAACAGGCAGTGAGCCAATACACGGTTGACGGTGATTTTGTAGCCAGCTATGAAAATATTTATGCAGCAAGTGAAACTTTGGGAATTTATCCTCCTCATATCCTATCAGTACTCAATAAAAAAAATATTACCGCAGGAAAATTTCTGTGGTTTAAAAAAGAATATAAGCCCGGTAAAAAAGATTTTATACCGGAGGGAAAAAGTAAACCGGAAAAGATACTCAATACAAGTCTGTGGAAAAGGCTCGGGCAGCCCGTAATTGATGAAAGCAATCCTCCGGCCTGTATGAATTTATCGCTGAAAGATCTTCCCGGAGAATATTGGAAACCGTTTCCTGATCTTGAGCCGTATTTTGCCATTTCCAATAAAGGAAGAATAAAGAGGCTGAATACCTGGACGCAGAGTATAAGCCCAACTTTTTGGAAAGAGCATATTATCTCGCTCTTTGTACAAAAGTCTGGTAGTGAAAAATATTTTCTTTACACTAAATTAAGCTGTAATGGAAAAAGCTATAATATAGCCATTATCCGAATGCTTTATTATTGTTTTATTGAAAAGTTTGATCTTAAAGACAGGAATCTGGTGATTGTAAACAAAAGTGATCCACAATGGGATTTAGATATTTCTAAATTGACCTTACAGTCTGCTACTAACATCCTTACTCAAAGAAATAAGCTGTATGCTACTAAGGTAAGGACGGTACTTAATTCCAAAGAAATATTTAACAATTCTCTTTGGGAAAAGCTAGGTAAACCACGGATTAGTAAGAAGAAACCACCTGCCATTTTCGATTTATCTTTACGAGACTTACCGGATGAACGTTGGAAGCCATTACCTAGTTTTGATAGTAAATACGCTATTTCCAATAAAGGAAGAGTTAAACGATTGAGTGGATGGGGAGCCGGTATTCATTTTTATGGAGAGGAGCAGATTCTCTCTCTCAACGTAACGAAAGATAAATATCCTAAACTGTATTTTAATCTCCATAGGAAAGAAGATGTAAATCCAAAAATGCTTTTACGGCTGCTCTACTATCTCTTTGTTGAAGAATTTGATCTGAGTAACAGAACGCTAAGGATAGTTAATGAAAATAAATGGTTATGGGAGATAGATTTGTCAAAGCTGTCATTACGTCCTATGATAGATTCCTTCAAAAATAAAAAATAG
- a CDS encoding site-specific integrase — MQTYSLLFYPKKAKNNPKTSTIYLRITVAGRRTEISTGQTVKTSQWSIKSRKVTGNTPKAQQLNSLLESSRAKLFKCYNALFNEGREITCENLRNKYLGIEERKVSLIEVFKDHNSKMKELIGKEFSKGTWERYETSLRHTQAFMKWKYTISDIEVRHINPGFIADYEFYLRTVRNCSNNSAVKYIKNFQKIINICLDNEWVSKNPFANYKSKIETIDVRFLTDLQLKKIQSKKFISERLRIVRDIFVFCCYTGLAYIDVKNLTKHKITRGIDGGLWIKIKRTKTKVEASIPILADAQKILSRYENHPKCVDENTVLPVLSNQKTNEYLKEIGALCEIDFDITFHTARHTFATTVTLNNGVPLETVSKMLGHTNIRMTQHYAKIQDKKISEDMLSLRKQLKNKINTRLFL, encoded by the coding sequence ATGCAAACCTACAGCTTACTGTTCTATCCAAAAAAAGCAAAGAATAATCCTAAAACTTCAACCATTTATTTACGAATCACTGTTGCTGGAAGAAGAACAGAGATTTCAACAGGGCAAACGGTAAAAACTTCACAATGGAGTATAAAATCCAGAAAGGTTACAGGAAATACTCCTAAAGCTCAACAATTAAATTCCTTATTGGAAAGTTCACGAGCTAAACTATTTAAATGCTATAATGCCCTATTTAATGAAGGAAGAGAGATAACCTGCGAAAATCTGCGGAATAAATATCTGGGAATTGAAGAAAGAAAGGTTAGCCTTATCGAAGTCTTTAAAGATCACAATTCAAAAATGAAAGAATTGATAGGAAAAGAATTCTCTAAAGGTACATGGGAAAGATATGAAACTTCTTTACGGCATACACAAGCATTTATGAAATGGAAATATACTATCAGTGATATTGAAGTCCGCCATATTAATCCCGGGTTTATTGCTGATTATGAGTTTTATTTGAGAACAGTAAGAAATTGTTCCAATAATTCCGCTGTAAAATACATCAAGAATTTCCAAAAAATAATCAATATTTGTCTCGATAACGAATGGGTGAGTAAAAACCCTTTTGCAAACTATAAATCCAAAATAGAAACGATAGATGTAAGATTTTTAACCGATTTACAGTTAAAGAAAATTCAATCTAAAAAATTCATCTCTGAACGACTCAGAATTGTACGTGATATTTTTGTATTCTGCTGTTATACTGGTCTTGCCTATATTGATGTTAAGAATTTGACAAAACATAAAATTACCAGAGGAATTGACGGAGGATTATGGATAAAAATTAAAAGAACCAAAACAAAAGTTGAGGCAAGTATTCCAATACTAGCCGATGCTCAGAAAATTTTAAGCAGATATGAAAATCATCCAAAATGTGTCGACGAAAATACTGTTTTGCCTGTGCTTAGCAATCAAAAGACAAATGAATATTTAAAAGAAATAGGTGCTTTATGTGAAATTGATTTTGATATTACTTTTCATACGGCAAGACATACTTTTGCCACTACGGTTACACTGAATAATGGTGTCCCTTTAGAGACCGTCAGCAAGATGCTTGGTCATACGAATATCAGAATGACACAGCATTATGCTAAAATTCAGGATAAAAAGATTAGTGAGGATATGCTTTCTTTGCGAAAACAATTAAAGAATAAAATCAATACCCGGTTGTTTTTATAG